The Babylonia areolata isolate BAREFJ2019XMU chromosome 24, ASM4173473v1, whole genome shotgun sequence genomic interval ttcccttgctaAACAATTGAAACGTTTGACATGACTCcacctccacagacacacacacacacacacacacacacacacacacacacacacacatcacgcacggaTGCATGCAtgaaacaactcacacacatacacacacacacacacacacacatatgtggttATATGTGTGTCTTGATATATGGGTGTTTTTGGTTGTGCATGCTGTCGGTCTATGTGTACTTTGCTGGTTATGGCATGTCactggtttatgtgtgtgttgacggCGACCGACACAGTGATGGGAGTGGACCTGTTCTACGAGATCCCTGACACGCCTGGAGCGATGCAGTACGTGTACAACGTTGTGTCCGTTCCCATCAGGCTCACTGTGCGCATGGGGTTCAGGCCTTCCCCTGTGGCTCACTGCGACTGGATGGGCGTCCTGGCCGACAGCCTCAGCAAAGGGTGGCGCCTGATCGAGATCTTCATGGACAAGGGAATCCTCGCACGAGTAAGTGAGCGTTGGTGGTGTATGTAGTTCATAGAGTGAAGGACTTGTGTTTTGGGGTGTACAGGGTTAGCATGAAATTGTACAGACATGCCATGTGCTGAATTCTGAGCAGACTTTGCTTCAGTCGAGTGCATTTTGCTATGCTGTTACACTTTTGTGGAAAATACTAGGTTGTATGAAAAagatgtgtacctatcagagtggatttcttctacagaatttgccagaggacaacacttttgttgctgtggttctttttcagcgcaccaagtgcatgctgcacacaggaccacaaattgtttcatccaaatgactagatgctatGTTCCGGTTGTACtttggagaaagggagaaagcaggaatcgaacccacaccctcacagacactgtgttagcagataagcatcttaaccttTCTGTCATCTGCCTCAAAGGTGGACTCACAAGCCTCTGCTTGTTCTTCAAGGCCTGTTTACTGATTGGGTTGTTCGACAgtccttaaatttttttttttttttttttttttttggggggggggttattatccACCTTCCGGGCCAGGCTTCATCCAGGAATTTGTCCAGAGGCAGGGCAGACACTTGTGCCTCAAGCACCTTGCGCATTGTTGTCAGCCTCATCTGCTGTCTGCAGGTGTGAAGAGTTGGCAGCTGGAGCTTTACTAATTCACTATGACAAAAGCAACCCAAGAACTCTTTCACAGTGGACACAGTAACACTAACAAAATGATTACAGATGAACTTAAACTTCAATACAGTCAGTTCTAATGTCTGACCCGGCAATGAAGTCATTGGACATGTTGCTGATCAGGGTAATGAGGTCAATTTAAAGATCAGACAGTAGATGTTTGCTACTGTGATGACTAAATTGACCATAGATATTTTGACAGAATGGAGCATATTGAACTGTGACATTTGCTGAAGAGGGGTATCTCACATCTCTGCCTTCAGTAAGAGAATGTTTGGTTGAAGCCTGACCAAAAAAATGCTTCACTGATATATTGTAGAAATACCTGAGTCGTTTACAACTAACAACTGACATGCTGCAAAAGGAGGTGACTCACTGACCGGTCAGTTACAGCTAACAACTGACATGCTGTGAGTGGTGGTGACTGACTAACCAGTCAGTAGTAACTATCGACTGACATGCTGTGAGTGGTGGTGACTGACTAACCAGTCAGTAGTAACTATCGACTGACATGCTGTGAGTGGTGGTGACTCACTGACAGGTCAGTTACAGCTAACAACTGACATGATGTGAACAGAGGTGATTAACTGACCAGTCAGTTACAGCTAACAACTGACATGATGTGAACAGAGGTGATTAACTGACAGATTGTGTTCGTTCTCCAGAAGGGGGGTTTCCAGGCTTCCTTGAATTCCTTGTGGTTCTTTGAGAAGCCGGCGTACTGCCGGGATGACCCCACACCAATCTATGAGGGCACGGTGATCACCCACGAGATCAAGATCAAGACGACATCTTTCGGGTCAACAAGCACCACGACCCGATGGGAACCTGTCATCTCTGACATGGGCAGCAAAGGCTGGGAGCTGGCCTGCATCCTGGAGCTCCCTGAGTATCGCATGACAGGCATCGCCACAGCCTACATGGTGTGCAAGTTGTTTTTCCAGCGCCCTATTTTACCCACATCTAGGGTTGAGGCTTCAGCTCCCTCTGACCTTCCGCCACCTTACGATATCGCCGTGCGTATGCCGGCGGTTGggtggagacaggggggagaactGGCTGAGGGAGGTTATCACCCTCCACCTGCTACCGTTGAGCCTTTTCCTCCCGCCCCTGAAAAGATGGGACACTGAGGAGCATGCAGTGACAGCAATAATTACAGTAACACTGCGTCTTTATTGTCCAGTTTAAAGACCAGAATGGAGTGAGTATGGACAGCAAGAATTACAGTAACACTGGGTCTTTATTGTCCAGTTTAAAGACCAGAATGGAGTGAGTATGGACAGCAAGAATTACAGTAACACTGCGTCTTTATTGTCCATCACTCAGTTTAAAGCATTTTCTCTCtcatgttttttgaattcttgaatttATAATTTTTACATTACTGACCATGGAAACGCAAGTGCTGATTATAGAGTTTAGGGAGGAAATGGATGATTTGTAAATTTTGGTGCTGACATCATTACATATAATTTTGTTTGTGTTCattttcttggtgttttttttgttttgtttttttccagttcagatttttttaaattttattttattt includes:
- the LOC143298543 gene encoding uncharacterized protein LOC143298543, whose translation is MGGSESKGEVVSVKPPEEARPGPPYPGPEAKYKFMDTNVVISSKVTFSFMSSPMLTSNIDNYYPLLAAQYAEGYRLLSFYRIPGQQQLQGFFSTSMALGFQGIFCRYPAAPRRESWQLRIEKSTIQLAAQYNGIIAFNPSVVTDSSHLLESITRNALGGGRLICIEMTGGQQAGSMRQAMRGLSPLMGVDLFYEIPDTPGAMQYVYNVVSVPIRLTVRMGFRPSPVAHCDWMGVLADSLSKGWRLIEIFMDKGILARKGGFQASLNSLWFFEKPAYCRDDPTPIYEGTVITHEIKIKTTSFGSTSTTTRWEPVISDMGSKGWELACILELPEYRMTGIATAYMVCKLFFQRPILPTSRVEASAPSDLPPPYDIAVRMPAVGWRQGGELAEGGYHPPPATVEPFPPAPEKMGH